The Apium graveolens cultivar Ventura chromosome 3, ASM990537v1, whole genome shotgun sequence sequence tttttaattttaggcTTATACATGTGAAAACATAGATTTACTGGTTTGGTTTCATATTTTCTATGCTCTAACACGATAAGGCATTGTATTTTAGTTGACCTTGATTTCGGTCCTAGCTTGCGAGAGATATGTGCTGCAAACAGATCAGATGAAAAACAGGTAGAGTTCTTCCCGACAGTTTATCTTGGAGCTTAAATAGTAATCTTTGGAGCTTATTTATCAATTCCCTTTATTTAATAtcattataattataaaatataagcCTATTGTACATTGACGAGGTAGACTAAAGGTATAAACCTCATTACACATTTAATATTACATAAAGCTGCAGCAAATAAGAGCACTCCTTCAGAATGTTGGTACCTCCTTCTGCCCCAATTATGTTGACTGGCTTGGAAAGGAAGGAACAAATGTACACTCCAGAAATGCCGATCGGTCGATTCTTTCAAAATTTCTACAATCTAACCCGTCTGATTTTTCAACAACCAAGTTTCAGGTCCGGCTATGATCTTGATATCTGTAGGTTCATCAATTATATACAATTATGGCATGTGTTCCTGTACTTGTAATGTATTGTTTCTTTGCTCACCATTAAATTGAATTTCTTGTTTCTGATGTGCCTGTAGAGTTTGTTTATGTATTTAAATACTTGTGTTCTTGTACCAGGAAATGATTCGTCTAATGAGAGAGAAGCGTTTTCTTGCTGCTTTCAAGTGCTTCTACAACTTCCATAAAACCGATTCGGTTTCAAGTGACAACCTTCAGTTTAAGATGGTGATTCATGTACGTAGCGACTCATCTTTTTGATGCTATCAGAAAGAGATGAGGTTGGGTACATTTTTTCTCATACATTATGAATCTTACTTCATTTTGCTGTCTCGGTCTTATCAGAGAAAACAACAGAATATATGGTTATTTTAAGCTATCTATGCATATCACTTGCTGAGCTATCAAACCCTTGCAATTATTATATGTTGTTGAGCATTTTGAGATGTACTGAAGATCTAATCTCAATTGGTATCCTTTTTCTTTGGAGATCAATATTTCAGTTTTTGACAATCATCTTTTGGATGTAGGTGCTGGTAACTTACTAAATGCTTTGTTGGATCCAGTTTTGATTTTTTTGCTTGGTTTAGGAACTGGCGGGGCTGCAATATCTACCGTAATTTCTGAGTACGTGATGATGTGGTAAAACTAATGGGCTTATTTCgatttatattttatattctATAAATTTTCTCTTTTATGTATTCCTGTATTCTAATATATTTGTGAACTTTCTGTATGTATTAGGTACTTGATTGCCTTTATCCTTTTGTGGAAACTAAATGACAAAGTATCACTTATTTCTCCAAAATTTGAAGCAACAAAGTCTTTTCAATATCTGAAATCTGGTATGTTTCGTGAACTTTAAGCATTAAATGATCGTCAGCTAGTTTGTTGCACTTGTAAGAATAAATGTTCTTTATTAATGTGCTTTTATAACTTTGATATTGATTTAAATTTAGAAGGTATTTAAATTTTAAGTGATGTCCATGTTCAAGGCATCCCAAGTTGTTTGTCTTTTTGAGAACCATATAAGCAGTTGAATATCTAAAACTTATATTTGCAAATAAAATGTTATTTTGTAGTATTTTCCTTTCTAAGCCCTGTGATTCCTCAGGAAgaaatttttagttttttaaagTTAGTGAGCTGTAATCAGCATGTCAGTTCTACTTAATAAGTTTGGTGATATATTATTTACTCTTTGACtgttatatataatatattaattgGAAAAAAGATGTTATTAAAATGCAAGAGTATCAAAAACCTAAGGTAACATTTGGATCTTTATCTATCCAAGTAATTATGATGCATCTGTGGTAGTAATCATGTGAGGCTATAACCTGCACAACATCCAAACTTCTTAAACTTCGAATGTATTTATCTTGTTTGTAGGTGGTTTTCTAATTGGAAGGACACTAGCAGTGTTGGTAACCATGACAGTAGCGACATCTATGGCAGCAAGGGATGGCCCAGTACCTATAGCTGGTTACCAGATCTTCTTGGAAGTTTGGTTGGCCCTATCTTTGCTTAATGATGCTTTAGCAATTGCAGGCCAAGTAAAACCTTAACTCTTCGTATTTGCTACATCAGTTATATCACGTCTAACATTACTTGTCAACGTAGGTGGAAACATGTACAAAAAGGTGCTTATGAGATTTTCCAAATTCTGGTTTAGGAACTTCTGTGATACATGTGAATTGTATGTGTTTATGAGAGTCTATATGTATGTGTGTTTGACAAGTGCTAGCTCGGGAATGAAGCTTCTGTGATACGTGATTTGCAGGATTTACCCATTTGTGTACCAACATAACAGTTTCTTACATTAAGGGCATTTGGTGCCCCACCAATTGTAATAGCTCTAGCTGCAATTGTAATAGTATCTTTTTGGCACATCGAAGAACTTGTAACGAATTTAGTAGTTAGTATGATGTTGGGGTTGTTGGATGTTTTTTGTGGATGGAACTTGTAATGGGGTTGTTGGATGATGTTTTGGATGGCTAGTAGAAATTGTTGAATGGTTATTAGGATAATTTTCATGGGCTTCTATAATTATGAAATATGATCTTGCAAAATTTTTAATTAAAGCGTTGCATTTGATATTTGGGTGTTGCATTATAAAGTAATAGTAATGTTTTTACCAGATATTGTGGTGTTGCATTAGTTATATAAGTGTTGCTTTTAATTATGTTCTATTGTACTAAAAGTTGATAAAAAGCGTTGCATTACATACCAGTGATGTGGCATGTGGACCGTTGCTGACGTGGCATGTGGGTCTCAttgcttacgtggcatttttagTGGGGGCCACTGCGGACGTGGTGCTTGTATGGGGCCTATTGCTGACGTGGCATCCACGTGTCACGTGCTGACGTGGCCTTAATGTGGGCCCCATACATACATTGAGTCTTACATCCATCTTATATCAGAGCTAACGCTTTTTGATGTTGCATTTGATGTATATACAGTTGAGTTATATCTATTAGGCAATGCTTATTAGTGTTGCTGTAGACCCCCAAAAAATGTTGCATTAGGCCTCTAATGCAACAGCCGCAGAAGTAACACCCCTTGATGTTGCATTATTGAAAATGCAACGCTTTTTTGACTTAAGGAAACAACAGAAGAGCATAGCATTTGAGCACTTATGGCGTAGTTTAGGaatagtgatactaaagtaaaaaatacaggcatatgtaaatgtacatggtgctgtTTAGACttgatgtgagattctacatgtctgttttttcataagtaattctcacagtgataatgatgtaatggtccttagacctgaagtcattatatttctatacgagaattaatatatattgattccattaaaagttatccttgaccgggtaataaaAAAGTGGACAGTAGGtgtattatgaatcgtatgagaaatatgaatgatctagatgagatttaaccctcctattttaggagtgatattattggcctcttattTGAGCTAGACTTTGAAATGCGTGGacacgctcaaatattgatttgatatgatagtctactcattgatcaaggaaacttggattaaactattatgaggatgacacattacatgcctctagtttaatctataatatttggttaaagggcTTATATTAcgttgtacattattcacgaaaggtttaatcgatcaccggttcagttattattacttgggtagcaatgatgtattacttgCCACTCATTATTTACGATGttatattagatttaaaattcattgtcaatgtaataataacctatagggtcacacacaaagaatgcttgaaggattatgtaatttaaatttgatttaaattaaattaaaatagttcaaattatttataatattaattaagtatgacttaattaattagataaataatgatattcgaatttaataatatcaattatgaaattcagttgtaaaataattaagtatgacttaattattatttaaataagaatttcaaattaataataactcctaattagttaagagttaaaattctttttctactatctatataatatctattatttggttgattttttgaGCAAGACTTTAACTAAAACCCTatccaccaagagagaagatggaaagagcaagaagaaatgagtttgtgttagtacacatccaatccttgagttcaagcatttgtgtggataccgatagagcgtagatcgcgagagcgggttgcgtggtgattgaacaatctttggatctccattattcaaccaatttttaaagcttcttaaggtaaataatctgatctacgaattcaatatatgtttttcgcatggatactgcggtgggtttcgaaaattctggtttttcacgtttttaattactgtttccgttgcatTTGTATGCTCAAAATCCTTcaatcagagctacttgcgaaaagtatttaattcgtttatgtgtttactggttttatgatgataacatgtatacaatattccatgactgttatgtatgcgattttatatgttttacatattgttatgtttatatatgtgtatgtatgcatatgttttgaatatatgatattcatgagagttgtataatcatatgatgattatataatctgtatatatacatattatgtGTTGGTTCTTATTATATGAATCTTATTTGATAcaattctgaatcggatgcagcggattcGCTGAAATCTGGGACTGGTGTCTGATTTTGGtgaacgaatacgctatttcatatgtaATCAAGCATCTGAACGAAGcagatagctaaagctatcatcgactgatctatAAGGCGTTTGACGTGGTTTAGATcatgtaatctgcgatttaatgttattagatttaatttcgaattttctgatttttttcatatttgctttttatgatgagatcatgatgggtatgatatgttaagatcaaattatgtgttctaacatgttcttatgtgttaattgagcatggtggatggttatggcttatgaccttaggttaatggttttggttttttaaatacggtttgtgtggcgccctccaaacccgggtcagaagtttgggatccacacacacacacaccttatttataacctgcttataaccataataaagataataataataatatgcagtgaccctacttaccaactaccacggaccgtaacaggttaaagtatatccacaagccacacacacacacttatattacaaacgtccaaatcccaacaattcaaacttagaactgaacattaaacattattacaaacttttacaaacttaaactatctaAAAAGCTGctagctagcttaactcgatcaacctggacccctagctctcgcactggattggggatcctcgctaccaactggttccttcttaactggaaaagaacataaacaatatcgcacaaatgagctaactagctcagcaagtcacaatgacaagactgagaataatgatgatcaagtgaaaaggattaaggtatcaagtaaacaatgattaatgatttagaattgggtatcatatttttattttaaaaaccaagtttaggctgctgatcagtcacgcactaaccccgagcaaggcatacaactctgctctaattactggatccaaggcacacattgacctaacTTCACCActaatctggtctgaccacgaatctggtccacaattttataaaataatccaattctaacataataacagaataaacaatataaagcaataaacaaaatcataagcaatattggatattcaataatgaaatggtttcaatcttcacaaaggatcaatatgtcaatttcaaagaatggatgttaggtaatgaaagaattggataacaaaggaatcaaagtttcaaggttgcaaggatttggtctttcaaagcataaggtacaatggtttgagtatgtaagcaatttgaGTCAGTGTTTGGCATCTAGTTTGTATGTaattgtggagtagtatcgtatatctgtgattcgtattcaggtatacaacaatcaatggttcagaaagaataaggtttacgtctcaaagatcaacaaatggaatcaaggtttagggttcagtgcttcaaagcacttgcaatatgaaacaagactattaatcaactacaatatatctcgagaaagttcagaacacttgcctggtactagcttgctatactgcactaatttccaatcacaaccgtctactcctcgactacctgcttccctttcctatgccttgccccttctgctcacatatcataagcatctatcaatactcgactcatacgattctattcggtatacacttctatctacccttcattttacccaaatccgactaacggattgaaagttacgctataaacaagtaaacaccgaacatatagaccgacagtcaatcaacaagtcacatataacacttaacacgtcaaacaatcaatgatatatcatttataaaggagtctcgggtcataaacaatctttcaaatatttaacaaaaattttaaaacatttttcggaattaaaacgggtcgttggatcaattttaaagcaataaacagggttcggttggccatatctggcttcaaaataattttataataattatcgagccttgaaaaaatttaaaataatattttaaagctcgaaactatttttcagaatttttaaatcatttttaaataattaaatctaattaaataattaattaataattaattaataattaattaaatcaattaatcaattaatttttgaattaattgaccaattaatcaattaattattaactaaaattaattaactaattaattcagatttatttttgaattaaaaataatttttggaattaaaataataatttttggaattttcagaaattaaaaatgaatttttataattaaaataaataggaaatatgatttttaaacattttacaaacaggattcctatttttgaaaactttgcaaactacagggactaaacttcaccatcttcaaaaatacagggacctAACTGCAATTTTACCAcccctcgccggaaaacagtcggggttTGCCGAAGAATTCGTTCCCGGAATCCTCCCATCATCAAAAGCTCCAGAATTAATCTACAATTCATAAGGAATTTAACCATACCATTCAATCATACAGAcaacccctgagttggccggaaaatggccgggaagttcgctGGTTTCCGGCAAGCTCGACgtaaacttaaaaacacaactcccttcgattcaggaatcctctgttaacgagctatacaccaatcgattgcaaatttcataaggaacacaacccactatatttcaacagctaataacccttagaacaaaaagccctaattttcaattaagaacattcatacgggttataaaccctaattttaaaattcgaaaattaaactcaattttgaacatgttattgaactccaaatcagtcatatgacatatgaaaatcatcaggagaacaagctctacaacatgcaagcatcaaatcattcaaacaatcatccgtacaaaaattcatatttttaatcaaaataattcgaaaataaataaaaatatagaaaataaacctttgattctgcagttctgaaacttggataatttgatagaacacttcaaaacctctgttttggttactagagcttcccaagcagatttcactaacacctccaaattgtagtttgattcttgaaagtttatatgaaattagggtttttctctgaaaattctataattactgtttgcaaatgattttcggtacaaaataaaatacggtaaaggctatttataattacggaaaattagtatctcgttggatcattc is a genomic window containing:
- the LOC141712660 gene encoding protein DETOXIFICATION 44, chloroplastic-like translates to MMWYLIAFILLWKLNDKVSLISPKFEATKSFQYLKSGGFLIGRTLAVLVTMTVATSMAARDGPVPIAGYQIFLEVWLALSLLNDALAIAGQVETCTKRCL